AGAATGTCGTCCAAACTCGGGTTGTGAGGACTTATCAAGTGTTATTGTGTAGACCCTCCACTTGTTTAGCTGCTCCAAGTACATAGCTTTCATTTTTTGAGTTAGATATTCAAACTCATTGCACCTCTCCCTTAATTGTTCTGTAGTGGCATGTACCCTTAAGTAAGAATAGTTCGATCGGGGCCTTGTGAAAAGATTGGAATCATCCTAGTCTCCCCTTGGGAATTTATAACCTGTACCTCCCAATCTATTGCTGGCAAATTTGACCCAAACGACAATGAAGAAGTTCCTTCTGTTGGATATGTATGTAAACAAGGTTTTTCTGGAGGAGGGTGACTTGGACTAATACCTTGACCACCACCAATCCTACTAGGTGTTGAAGAATCCCAGTTACAAATGTGTTGTGCTTCTGTACAAATTGGCGGCTTCGAGATCTTACTGTACCAGTTGAGGTACTCACTTTCATCGCGCACCATCTGGCAGTTTACATCCCAAAATTCCCAATCACTTCCGTCAGCTAACATCCTTTCGTACTCGGTTCTGGAAACCTGAATCTGAACTGGGGGGTTTGCGGCCTTGGCTCTTATGCTGCGTATTTGTAAAAGAAATCTTTCGCCCATATACCAAACGCCTATGTTCGAACAAGGACTGAATAGCACCATTTGCTGTAGTGAATAATTTTCCAACCTTTGGGAGACATCTTGTTCGTACTCCTTATATCCCCGATGCGCATGCAGAACTACATTTCTGCTGGTTCTTTGGATTTGTAGGAATCTGTGTGCCATGCTGCTGCCATACCCATCGTCAATTTTCCTTGGTGCCCAATTCGACTCGTCGTACATCATTAAGATCGGAAATTGTTTATCTTTGTTCA
This genomic stretch from Papaver somniferum cultivar HN1 chromosome 5, ASM357369v1, whole genome shotgun sequence harbors:
- the LOC113277923 gene encoding uncharacterized protein LOC113277923, whose product is MNGFWGIIEYWWYTYFRVCGPTLVNKDKQFPILMMYDESNWAPRKIDDGYGSSMAHRFLQIQRTSRNVVLHAHRGYKEYEQDVSQRLENYSLQQMVLFSPCSNIGVWYMGERFLLQIRSIRAKAANPPVQIQVSRTEYERMLADGSDWEFWDVNCQMVRDESEYLNWYSKISKPPICTEAQHICNWDSSTPSRIGGGQGISPSHPPPEKPCLHTYPTEGTSSLSFGSNLPAIDWEVQVINSQGETRMIPIFSQGPDRTILT